In Microplitis mediator isolate UGA2020A chromosome 2, iyMicMedi2.1, whole genome shotgun sequence, a single window of DNA contains:
- the LOC130678698 gene encoding OTU domain-containing protein 7B-like has translation MSGAVSMYDGLESEAPPKNTSTLSPPDGVGVEGGGGGGGKAGGGGGITKKLARGISRATENAAIVSHARSQLTFLGIVDTPEFTFSLPDLSIYPDSFRQFLEKDLIEGGCLTSLESAGRLNWWCGGGGRNSNSVRVLWPLATTGDGNCLLHAASLGMWGFHDRLLTLRDALHNTLSKGEYKDPLYRRWKWRQMGLNAAAGLAYTETEWLTEWQSIVEMASANPRSQTATSYQSLEEVHVLALAHVLRRPIIVIAETMLRDCEGVALAPIPFGGVYLPLEVSPSKCHRTPLLLAYHSAHFSPLVTVDCGNDFVVRGEGSSNDTATGVSIPLVDPDTGQLLPVLFAVDPGPDWDWSASQDLLLCQQDTMEILIRDYLDCEYQTLTTEDLDRLSDSDGSLTGKSKAAKQLLGVAKQFGSIGKSMSKKLWSSMAKRSKSPPISALNGLTCEGVLCVKLKSRRHQYVDQMLQNYLQCAHSRYLEIQKEASGTEINYGAGKSKFYAASDSNSHASVSKLQPKNTNKDRTLYLSRSTFYNNITAPESREYSEFKSGTVRECLTEDCSFFGSPENEYYCSKCWANNNSQR, from the exons ATGAGCGGTGCTGTATCTATGTACGATGGATTGGAATCAGAGGCACCACCCAAAAATACTAGCACTCTTAGTCCACCTGATGGAGTCGGAGTTGAAGGTGGAGGTGGAGGTGGAGGTAAAGCTGGGGGAGGAGGCgggataacaaaaaaattggcaAGAGGTATTTCACGAGCTACTGAAAATGCCGCAATAGTATCGCATGCTCGTTCACAATTAACATTTTTGGGTATCGTCGACACACCAGAATTTACATTTTCATTACCCGATCTATCGATATATCCTG ATTCATTTAgacaatttttggaaaaagaCTTAATCGAGGGAGGATGTTTAACGTCACTAGAATCAGCAGGAAGATTAAATTGGTGGTGTGGTGGTGGTGGTCGAAACAGCAACAGTGTAAGAGTACTCTGGCCATTAGCAACAACAGGAGATGGAAATTGTTTGCTACATGCAGCCTCATTGGGAATGTGGGGATTTCATGATCGTCTGTTGACTTTACGGGATGCTTTGCACAATACCCTGTCGAAAGGTGAATACAAAGATCCATTATATAGACGATGGAAATGGAGGCAAATGGGTTTAAATGCCGCTGCTGGGTTGGCCTACACAGAAACTGAATGGTTGACTGAATGGCAAAGTATCGTAGAAATGGCATCTGCGAATCCACGATCACAGACTGCAACCTCTTATCAGAGTCTTGAAgag gtcCATGTTCTTGCATTGGCGCATGTTTTGCGCAGACCAATAATAGTAATTGCGGAAACGATGCTTCGTGATTGTGAAGGTGTGGCCTTGGCCCCAATTCCTTTCGGTGGAGTGTATCTTCCACTAGAAGTTTCGCCATCAAAGTGTCATCGGACACCCCTGCTATTGGCTTATCACTCGGCTCATTTCTCTCCATTGGTAACTGTCGACTGTGGAAATGATTTTGTCGTAAGAGGAGAAGGATCGAGTAATGACACAGCCACGGGCGTTAGTATACCACTTGTTGATCCTGATACTGGACAATTACTTCCTGTTTTATTCGCTGTTGATCCTGGACCCGATTGGGATTGGAGTGCGTCTCAAGATCTGCTACTCTGTCAACAGGATACT ATGGAAATCCTTATTAGAGATTATTTGGACTGTGAATATCAAACTCTTACTACTGAAGACTTAGATAGACTGTCAGATTCAGATGGATCGTTGACTGGTAAAAGTAAAGCCGCTAAACAACTACTCGGTGTTGCGAAACAATTCGGCTCGATTGGAAAATCAATGAGCAAAAAACTTTGGTCATCAATGGCAAAGAGATCAAAAAGTCCACCGATTTCGGCTTTGAATGGATTAACTTGCGAGGGTGTTCTTTGTGTTAAACTCAAAAGTCGACGGCATCAGTATGTTGATCAAATGCTACAAAATTATCTGCAGTGTGCACATTCGag atactTAGAGATCCAGAAAGAAGCCTCAGGGACTGAAATAAATTATGGGGCTgggaaatcaaaattttatgccGCAAGTGACAGCAACAGCCATGCAAGCGTCAGTAAGCTACAACCAAAAAATACGAATAAAGATCGCACTCTGTATTTATCAAG ATCAACATTCTACAATAATATAACGGCACCAGAGAGTAGAGAatacagtgaatttaaaagTGGTACTGTCAGAGAATGTCTTACAGAAGATTGTTCGTTTTTTGGATCACCTGAGAACGAGTACTACTGTTCAAAATGTTGGGCAAATAACAACAGTCAACGATGA